A window from Suncus etruscus isolate mSunEtr1 chromosome 18, mSunEtr1.pri.cur, whole genome shotgun sequence encodes these proteins:
- the LOC125996034 gene encoding LOW QUALITY PROTEIN: leukocyte elastase inhibitor-like (The sequence of the model RefSeq protein was modified relative to this genomic sequence to represent the inferred CDS: deleted 1 base in 1 codon), producing the protein MDPLTIANTAFALDLFKALSHEDPKANLFFSPFSVSSALSMVYLGTRGDTQAQLAKTLHFDTVKEIHLKFQSLNSAINKRGSSYILRVANRIYGEKSYTFLQEFLDSTKKMYGAELASMDFQSASEEARQVINEWVKAQTEGKIPELLAAGVVDSMTKLVLVNAIYFKGKWLEEFSQRATHKALFRLNKKDTKEVKMMYQKNKFPLGYIEDLKCQVLEFPYQGKELSMIILLPDDIEDETTGLQKIEKQMTWETLNDWTKPENMSVEEVYIYLPRFKLEENYTLNSHLTRLGLTQLFDSSQADLSGMSGTRDIFFSKIVHKSFVEVNEEGTEAAAATVLESLCSLGAPENYFVCDHPFLFIIRHNASHAILFLGRFTSP; encoded by the exons ATGGACCCCCTGACCATAGCCAACACGGCCTTCGCTTTGGACCTGTTCAAAGCTCTGAGCCATGAGGACCCCAAGGCCAACCTGTTCTTCTCGCCCTTCAGCGTGTCCTCGGCACTCTCCATGGTCTACCTTGGGACTAGAGGTGACACTCAGGCACAGCTGGCCAAG ACCCTTCATTTCGACACAGTGAAGGAGATTCATCTCAAATTCCAGAGCCTGAACTCTGCTATCAATAAACGTGGCTCTTCCTACATCCTGAGGGTTGCCAATCGGATATATGGGGAGAAGAGCTACACGTTCCTCCAG GAATTCTTAGATTCAACGAAAAAAATGTACGGTGCTGAACTGGCCAGCATGGACTTCCAGAGTGCATCTGAAGAGGCCAGGCAGGTGATCAATGAGTGGGTCAAAGCACAGACAGAAG GGAAAATTCCAGAACTGTTGGCCGCA GGGGTGGTGGACAGCATGACCAAACTGGTGCTCGTGAATGCCATCTATTTCAAAGGGAAGTGGCTGGAGGAATTCTCCCAACGCGCAACCCATAAAGCTCTGTTCAGGCTGAATAAG AAAGACACCAAGGAGGTGAAGATGATGTATCAGAAGAACAAATTCCCCCTGGGCTACATCGAGGATCTCAAGTGTCAAGTGCTGGAGTTTCCCTACCAGGGCAAGGAGCTCAGCATGATCATCCTGCTGCCAGATGACATTGAGGATGAGACCACGGGACTCCAGAAG ATTGAGAAGCAGATGACTTGGGAGACACTGAATGATTGGACAAAACCTGAGAACATGTCGGTCGAGGAAGTCTACATCTACTTGCCCAGGTTCAAGCTGGAAGAGAATTACACCCTTAACTCCCACCTCACCCGTTTGGGGCTGACCCAGCTCTTTGATTCCAGCCAGGCTGACCTGTCTGGCATGTCAGGGAccagagatattttcttttccaaaattgTGCACAAGTCCTTTGTGGAAGTGAATGAGGAGGGCACAGAAGCAGCTGCTGCCACAGTGCTTGAAAGTCTATGCAGCCTGGGGGCACCAGAGAATTACTTCGTGTGTGACCACCCCTTCCTCTTCATCATCCGTCACAATGCCTCCCATGCCATCCTCTTTCTGGGCAGGTTTACTTCCCCGTAA